One Lucilia cuprina isolate Lc7/37 chromosome 4, ASM2204524v1, whole genome shotgun sequence DNA segment encodes these proteins:
- the LOC111687113 gene encoding uncharacterized protein LOC111687113 encodes MKTKTEIINPNENIEIPSWIKLDYFEDILAKDEPEAKDVKNFIPIAAVPPGENFTSIMLRIHMDLIMKDDSIKHKTYILKTMIDDDKGGDIVNKLSLFPKEMAMYQKYLPAFEELYKTVGWHIKLSPKCLFSEKKNGRYNFVFEDLKENNYVNIDRLKGCDMKHMKSILRRLAELHAVSAVYEERNGEYPNDFQIGFVDLEAGADYQKSMFKTRKESYKKAMQLWGLKDVEKYLKEFPSCEQYWKCCLKTLDQKTNKFNVLNHGDFWSSNIMFNYLPNGDLNELIFLDYQFCKWGSPVEDLLLFITISAAKDIRIKEFDNFIYLYHERLVECLKVLGFRKPLPKLRDLLKDIFDENNSFHAFFACINHLPILMLPNDKDSSIHNFCRPDDFGEQFRMKALTNPSYVEAMKDLYPFFFRRGLFNFSDYD; translated from the exons atgaaaaccaaaacagaaattataaatccaaatgaaaatattgaaattcctTCCTGGATAAAACTTGATtattttgaagatattttaGCAAAAGATGAACCAGAGGCGAaagatgttaaaaatttcataccaATAGCTGCCGTACCGCCAGGAGAAAATTTCACTTCGATTATGTTGCGCATACATATGGATTTGATAATGAAGG ATGATTCTATCAAacataaaacttatattttaaaaaccatgATAGACGATGACAAAGGTGGCGATATTGTCAATAAGTTGAGTTTATTCCCCAAAGAAATGGCTATGTATCAGAAATATTTACCCGCCTTCGAGGAACTTTACAAAACTGTTGGCTGGCATATAAAATTATCCCCGAAATGTTTGTTCTCGGAAAAAAAGAATGGGcgttacaattttgttttcgaagatttaaaggaaaataattatgtaaacatagaTCGTTTGAAGGGATGTGATATGAAACATATGAAAAGTATTTTACGTAGATTAGCCGAGTTGCATGCGGTTAGTGCAGTTTATGAGGAAAGAAATGGTGAATATCCAAATGATTTTCAAATTGGTTTTGTTGACTTGGAAGCGGGAGCAGACTATCAGAAAAGTATGTTTAAAACCCGAAAGGAATCCTATAAAAAAGCCATGCAACTATGGGGTCTAAAAGATGtagaaaaatatctaaaagaattt ccTTCTTGTGAGCAATATTGGAAATGCTGCTTAAAAACTTTGGaccaaaaaactaataaatttaatgttttaaatcacGGTGATTTTTGGTCCAGTAatataatgtttaattatttgcCTAATGGtgatttaaatgaattaatatttttggatTATCAATTCTGTAAATGGGGTAGTCCTGTTGAGGATctattattgtttataacaatttcCGCTGCCAAAGATATAAGAATTAAGgaatttgataattttatttatttgtatcatGAACGTTTAGTGGAATGTTTAAAAGTGTTGGGCTTTAGGAAACCTTTGCCGAAATTACGTGATTTACTTAAGGATATATTCGATGAGAATAATTCATTTCATG catttttcgCTTGCATTAATCATTTGCCCATTTTGATGTTGCCCAATGATAAAGATAGCAGCATTCATAATTTTTGCAGACCAGATGATTTTGGAGAACAATTCCGCATGAAAGCCTTGACTAATCCTAGTTACGTGGAGGCAATGAAGGATTTGTACCCTTTCTTTTTCAGACGTGGCCTATTTAATTTTTCTGATTATGATTGA
- the LOC111687117 gene encoding uncharacterized protein LOC111687117 — translation MAIPEWLTKKYIQDVLQSYHKDFTLQIEKFIIKSAFGKGENYGGYLTKVHVVYNLSNRTQQKENHFMCKTSYDDDDEFSREKMESYDFFNREMLLYEQILPKLNDLLKEINDTDRLFPTVFHVDYNKQALIFEDLTVRGFVMADRLQRLDMDHIKLVLRKLSKMHATSAVFNERGGGCLEKYDRGFFNKYTDSYKSFFVNSFEACAHYLQQLNDEDFHKYAEKIFNLKPYYMDIGRRCFEPNNSHINVLAHGDIWTNNMMFKYCSETGKPIDVLLIDFQFSFWGSPTLDLHYFFNTSIKEPLRLHHQDELFHMYYQQFTDVLKKLNYKSNPIPSLERFRLEAEEKSFYAFHSSIVVQPVMLNPDPTDADYNALMGEDDRAMHFKSRLYKNPTVQENLRDLLPIFDRKGKIVNK, via the exons ATGGCTATTCCCGAGtggttaacaaaaaaatatattcaggaTGTCTTGCAATCTTATCACAAGGACTTTACattacaaatagaaaaatttattataaaatcagCATTTGGTAAAGGAGAAAATTATGGGGGTTATTTAACAAAGGTCCATGTGGTATACAATTTGTCTAATCGTACACAGCAAAAAGAAAACCATTTCATGTGCAAGACCTCatatgatgacgatgatgaattTTCCAGAGAAAAAATGGAATCATATGATTTTTTCAATCGAGAAATGTTATTATATGAACAAATTTTACCTAAACTAAATGATTTGCTAAAGGAAATCAATGATACAGATCGACTATTCCCAACCGTATTTCATGTGGATTACAACAAGCAGGCTCTTATATTTGAAGATTTAACAGTTCGGGGTTTCGTTATGGCTGATCGTTTACAGAGACTAGATATGGATCACATAAAATTGGTCTTacgaaaattatctaaaatgcATGCCACATCAGCGGTATTTAACGAACGTGGTGGCGGCTGTTTGGAAAAATATGATCGaggattttttaacaaatataccgATTCTTATAAATCATTTTTCGTTAATTCGTTCGAGGCTTGTGCACATTATTTACAACAACTAAATGATGAAGATTTCCATAAATATGCTGAGAAAATCTTTAACTTGAAACCTTATTACATGGATATTGGAAGGCGCTGTTTCGAGCCCAATAATAGTCACATAAATGTTTTAGCTCATGGTGATATCTGGACTAATAATATGATGTTTAAATATTGCTCGGAAACCGGTAAACCTATAGACGTTCTACTTAttgattttcaattttcattttgGGGATCCCCTACTTTGGATCtacactatttttttaatacttctaTTAAAGAACCTTTAAGACTTCATCATCAAGATGAATTGTTTCATATGTATTATCAACAATTTActgatgttttaaaaaaattaaattataaatcgaATCCAATACCCAGTTTGGAACGATTTAGATTAGAAGCCGAAGAAAAGAGTTTTTATg CTTTCCACTCTTCTATAGTGGTACAACCTGTTATGCTAAATCCAGATCCTACAGATGCTGATTACAACGCCTTGATGGGGGAAGATGATCGTGCAATGCATTTTAAAAGTCGATTGTATAAAAATCCTACAGTTCAGGAGAATTTGAGGGATCTGTTGCCTATTTTTGACAGAAAAggtaaaattgttaataaataa
- the LOC111687116 gene encoding uncharacterized protein LOC111687116, whose product MSIPEWLTKNYIEEVLKVYHKDLTLKIETFDIKPALGKGENYGGYLTKAHVVYNLNNGEQQKENHFICKTSYEEDEFAKEKMEPYDIFNREMSLYEQVLPKMNNLLKEINDTDRLYPTAFHVDYKRQALIFEDLTVEGFVMADRIERLDMEHVKLVLRKLSKMHATSAVLNEREGGRLEKYDRGFFNQYTDTYKTYFVNTFLCCARYLQKLNDADSRKYAEKMFALEPHYMDIGKRCFAPTNGHVNVLAHGDVWTNNVMFKYCSKTGKPIDVLLIDFQYSFWGSPTLDLHHFFNTSIKEPLRRYHQDDLFQIYHQQFTDTLRKLKYNSNPIPSLKQFRLHAEQKRFFAVHSSLVIQPVMLNQDPTDADYNSLMGEDDRSMNFKSRLYNNPVIQENLKNLLPIFDRRGLLEINQ is encoded by the exons atgtcTATTCCTGAGTGGttaactaaaaattatatagaggAAGTCTTGAAAGTCTATCACAAAGATTTGacattaaaaatagaaacatttgATATAAAACCAGCATTAGGTAAAGGTGAAAATTATGGTGGTTATTTGACAAAAGCCCATGTGGTATACAACTTAAATAATGGtgaacaacaaaaagaaaatcactTCATCTGTAAGACCTCATATGAAGAAGATGAATTTGCTAAGGAAAAAATGGAACCTTATGATATTTTCAATCGTGAAATGTCATTATATGAACAAGTCTTACCAAAAATGAATAATTTACTCAAAGAAATCAATGATACAGATCGGCTATATCCCACTGCCTTTCATGTGGATTACAAGAGACAGGCTCTTATATTTGAAGATCTAACTGTGGAAGGTTTTGTTATGGCTGATCGTATAGAGAGATTAGATATGGAGCATGTAAAATTGGTTCTACGTAAATTGTCTAAAATGCATGCTACTTCGGCAGTTTTAAATGAACGTGAGGGAGGTAGATTGGAAAAATATGATCGTGGTTTTTTTAACCAATATACCGATACTTATAAAACCTATTTTGTGAATACATTTTTATGTTGTGCTcgttatttgcaaaaattaaatgatgCTGATTCTCGTAAATATGCTGAGAAAATGTTTGCCTTAGAACCTCATTACATGGATATAGGCAAGCGTTGTTTTGCGCCCACAAATGGTCATGTGAATGTTTTGGCTCATGGTGATGTCTGGACTAATAATGTTATGTTTAAGTATTGTAGTAAAACTGGAAAACCTATAGATGTTTTACTTATTGATTTTCAATATTCATTTTGGGGATCTCCTACTTTGGATTTACATCACTTTTTTAATACATCTATTAAAGAACCCCTAAGACGTTATCATCAAGATGATTTGTTTCAAATCTATCATCAACAATTTACAGATACTTTGAGAAAATTGAAGTATAATTCGAATCCTATACCCAGTTTGAAACAATTTAGGTTACATGCCGAACAGAAGAGATTTTTTG CCGTTCACTCTTCTCTGGTCATTCAACCTGTGATGCTTAATCAAGACCCTACAGATGCTGATTACAATTCCTTAATGGGTGAAGATGATCGCTCCATGAATTTTAAAAGTCGTTTATATAATAATCCCGTAATtcaggaaaatttaaaaaatcttttgccAATATTTGATCGAAGGGGACTTTTGGAAATCaatcaataa
- the LOC111687115 gene encoding uncharacterized protein LOC111687115 — MCENNSWKAPSWLTDTYLEKVLQKYLKDEQVKITNIDIKPATANGENYASVMSRIKVTFSSSKQKSQELSFILKYSYESDPYVAKIMSGYDLYNTEMKMYEKILPQLAEILKEIGDSDKLFANTLKVDYERSAIIFEDLTDNKYVLADRLTGMDEMHARLTLKKLAKFHAAGLVLNQRLKGELENFQRGIFNRHTRAFGCMFEYMTENCAKFAKTCPELGAYYHDKLMNLKPYVVEYGTRAYNSNTNKFYTLTHGDLWINNMMMQYDGEKHLKDVLLIDFQLCNWSSPAVDLHYFLNTSLETKLQLDIHAHDKLIQYYHTILWETLKNLKYMGYIPTLHEFHVQMEEGKFLAVTATLASQAIMINDQCDDADFHSLVDDDERSRNFRASAYKNKRLQNIIKTILPHFDRHGLLDLQK, encoded by the exons atgtgtgaaAATAACAGCTGGAAAGCACCCTCATGGTTAACTGACACTTATTtggaaaaagttttacaaaagtatCTTAAAGATGAACAagtgaaaattacaaatattgacATTAAACCTGCCACAGCAAATGGAGAAAATTATGCCAGTGTTATGAGTCGAATTAAAGTAACATTTTCGAGCAGTAAACAAAAATCACAAGAATTAtcctttatattaaaatattcctATGAAAGTGATCCTTATGTAGCAAAAATTATGAGTGGTTATGATCTCTATAATACAGAAatgaaaatgtatgaaaaaattttaccacaattagctgaaattttaaaagaaattggtGATTCAGATAAACTTTTTGCTAATACCCTTAAAGTGGACTATGAAAGATCAGCTATTATTTTTGAAGATTTAACCgataacaaatatgttttagCTGATCGTTTAACGGGTATGGATGAGATGCATGCTCGTTTGACTTTGAAAAAATTGGCGAAATTTCATGCTGCCGGTTTAGTACTAAATCAAAGACTTAAAGGggaattggaaaattttcaacGTGGTATTTTCAATAGACACACCCGAGCATTCGGTTGTATGTTTGAGTATATGACAgaaaattgtgcaaaatttgCTAAAACATGTCCGGAATTGGGCGCTTATTATCATGATAAACTTATGAATTTAAAACCCTATGTAGTGGAATATGGCACTAGAGCTTACAATAGTAATAcgaataaattttatactttaactCATGGTGATTTGTGGATCAATAACATGATGATGCAATATGATGGagagaaacatttaaaagatgTTTTACTCATAGACTTTCAGTTGTGTAATTGGTCTTCGCCGGCAGTAGATTTGCATTATTTCTTGAATACCTCTTTGGAAACTAAACTACAGCTAGATATACATGCTCACGATAAACTGATACAGTATTATCATACTATTTTATgggaaactttaaaaaatctaaaatatatgGGTTATATTCCTACATTACATGAATTTCATGTACAAATGGAAGAAGGAAAATTTTTAG CCGTCACAGCCACCTTAGCTAGTCAAGCTATAATGATAAACGATCAGTGTGATGATGCTGACTTTCACAGTTTAGTAGACGATGATGAGAGAAGTAGAAATTTCCGTGCAAGtgcttataaaaataaacgacTCCAGAATATCATTAAAACTATACTACCACATTTTGATCGTCATGGCTTATTGGATCTACAAAAATAG
- the LOC111687114 gene encoding uncharacterized protein LOC111687114 translates to MCENNSWQAPLWLTDSYLEDVLKKYLKDEQVKLINVVIRPATANGENYASVMSRIKVKFIQEMISKNPQELSFIMKYSYENDPFISKIMSSYDVYNTEMKMYEQILPQLADILQEMGDTEKLFAKTLKVDYDKSAIIFEDLSVNNYILADRLRGA, encoded by the coding sequence atgtgtgAAAATAATAGTTGGCAAGCGCCTTTATGGTTAACGGATTCCTATTTGGaagatgttttaaaaaagtatctCAAAGATGAACAAGTGAAACTAATAAATGTTGTTATAAGACCAGCCACAGCAAATGGTGAAAATTATGCCAGTGTTATGAGTCgtattaaagtgaaatttataCAAGAAATGATAAGTAAAAATCCCCAAGAATTATcctttataatgaaatattcatACGAAAATGATCCTTTCATTTCGAAGATTATGTCAAGCTATGATGTTTATAATACAGAAATGAAAATGTATGAACAAATTTTACCACAATTAGCTGATATCTTGCAGGAAATGGGTGATACTGAAAAACTAtttgcaaaaactttaaaagtggACTACGATAAATCTGCCATTATATTTGAAGATTTAAgtgtaaataattatattttagccGATCGTTTAAGGGGAGCGtga
- the LOC111687102 gene encoding uncharacterized protein LOC111687102, which translates to MAPSTDYDAPKFLTEEYVENILKKYFQNSSLKVINIETTSATAKGESYCSIMTRTLVNYKIDQEKYPKQIHFIVKSTYDNKPMLADVLRSYDVYNTEMQMYAMVLPQLQQMLLDTGDMDQLSAKTIHVDYERNVIIFEDLRERKFTMANRLEGMDEIHVKLCLRKLAKMHAAAAVLNEQQVGSLEKFSHGLFNKHVNYFGVFFENVLNVGVKFVESELGNYYRDKLLKLIPYIVEYSTRCYDSNSKHFQTLNHGDMWTNNIMVLYNNDKYTADIQDVLLIDFQYCNWTSPAIDLYYFLYSSTEDNLLFNHLPKLIQYYHQVLSDNLRKFNYKQHIPTLQELNVQLLERGFYAVTSLLVVLPLMINDKSEDADFESILGSDEKANRFHNALYSNQRVQRIIKEMLPRLDQIGLLDICE; encoded by the exons atggCGCCGTCTACAGATTATGATGCTCCCAAGTTTTTAACAGAAGAATAtgtggaaaatattttgaaaaaatattttcaaaattcttcacTAAAAGTAATCAATATAGAGACAACATCTGCTACAGCAAAAGGTGAAAGTTATTGCAGTATAATGACTAGAACATTAGTCAATTACAAAATAGATCAAGAGAAATATCCGAAACAAATCCattttatagtcaagtccaCATATGATAATAAACCTATGTTAGCTGATGTTTTACGTTCATACGATGTCTACAATACAGAAATGCAAATGTATGCAATGGTTTTACCGCAATTACAACAAATGCTCCTCGATACTGGTGACATGGATCAGTTGAGTGCCAAAACTATTCATGTAGACTATGAACGTAATGTTATAATATTTGAGGATTTAAGAGAACGTAAATTCACCATGGCCAATCGTTTAGAGGGCATGGACGAAATACATGTAAAACTTTGTTTAAGAAAACTTGCCAAAATGCATGCTGCAGCAGCTGTTTTAAATGAACAACAAGTCGGTTCTCTGGAAAAATTCTCTCatggtttatttaataaacatgtcAACTATTTTggtgtattttttgaaaatgttctgAATGTAGGTGTTAAATTTGTGGAATCAGAATTGGGAAATTACTACAGAGATAAACTATTGAAATTAATTCCATATATTGTAGAATATTCTACACGTTGTTACGATtcaaattcaaaacattttcaaacattAAATCATGGtgatatgtggactaataataTAATGGTTCTATATAATAACGATAAGTATACTGCAGATATTCAAGATGTTTTATTAATAGATTTTCAATATTGTAATTGGACATCTCCTGCTATAGatctatattattttctatattcatcTACGGAAGACAATTTACTATTTAATCATCTACCAAAATTAATACAATACTATCATCAGGTGTTATCggataatttaagaaaatttaattataaacaacatATACCAACCCTACAGGAACTTAATGTACAACTGTTGGAAAGAGGATTTTATG CTGTTACTTCTTTACTGGTGGTCTTGCCACTCATGATCAATGATAAAAGCGAGGATGCTGATTTTGAAAGTATATTGGGCAGTGATGAGAAGGCAAACAGATTTCATAATGCATTATATTCCAATCAAAGGGTtcaaagaattattaaagaaatgttGCCCAGACTTGATCAAATTGGTCTGTTAGATATTTGTGAATGA
- the LOC111687101 gene encoding uncharacterized protein LOC111687101, with amino-acid sequence MTSTNNNNKPEYLTKEYVEKILKKYLKDKEVKVLGMEIAPATAKGESFCSIMTRVKISYKIDRERDEKLVNFIIKSTYENDPYLSGVLRQYDVYNTEMQMYETVLPQLQQMLYEIGDSDQLCAKTIHVDNDRDVIIFEDLRERKFTMANRLEGMDEQHIKLCLRKLAKMHATAAVLNERQTGILEKFNHGIYNRHVNIYGIFVENVMKVSAKYAATCPELGKYYAEKLTKLIPHAVEYVTRCYDPNPNHFLTLNHGDIWTNNIMVQYNDSGKGKPTLQDILLIDFQYCCWSSPAVDLHYFLTTSSQDDLLLNHQPKFIQYYHQVLSENLLKLKYKKQIPTLHELNVQLLERSYWALSCTLVNFPLLINDKTEDADFESVLGNGERSQRLHNVLYTNKRVQKIVNLMLPRFDKMGLLDLK; translated from the exons aaggaTAAAGAAGTAAAAGTATTAGGTATGGAAATAGCACCGGCTACAGCAAAAGGAGAAAGTTTTTGCAGTATAATGACTAGAGTGAAAATCAGTTATAAAATAGATCGAGAAAGAGATGAGAAActagtaaattttataatcaaatCTACATATGAAAATGATCCTTATTTATCTGGGGTTCTGAGGCAATACGATGTCTATAATACCGAAATGCAAATGTATGAAACAGTTTTACCACAATTGCAACAAATGCTTTATGAAATCGGTGATAGCGATCAGTTGTGTGCAAAAACTATACATGTAGATAATGATCGTGATGTTATTATATTTGAGGATTTAAGAGAACGTAAGTTTACCATGGCCAATCGTTTAGAGGGTATGGATGAGCAGCATATAAAACTTTGTTTGAGAAAACTAGCAAAAATGCATGCCACCGCAGCAGTTCTAAATGAACGTCAAACTGGTATATTAGAGAAATTCAATCATGGTATATATAATAGACATGTCAATATTTATggtatatttgttgaaaatgttaTGAAAGTAAGTGCCAAATATGCCGCAACTTGTCCAGAGTTGGGTAAATATTATGCTGAAAAATTAACCAAACTAATACCCCATGCTGTTGAATATGTAACTAGATGCTACGATCCTAATCCTAATCATTTTCTAACATTAAATCATGGTGATATATGGACTAATAATATAATGGTTCAATATAATGACAGTGGTAAGGGAAAACCGACTCTAcaagatattttattaattgattttcaATATTGTTGTTGGAGTTCTCCAGCTGTAGATCTTCATTATTTTCTTACAACCTCCTCGCAAGATGATCTACTGTTAAATCATCAaccaaaatttatacaatactATCATCAAGTATTGtcggaaaatttgttaaaattaaaatataaaaagcagATACCAACACTACATGAACTTAATGTACAGCTATTGGAAAGGTCATATTGGG CTCTTTCCTGTACATTGGTGAACTTTCCACTTCTGATCAACGATAAAACCGAGGATGCAGATTTTGAAAGTGTATTGGGAAATGGTGAGAGATCTCAAAGACTTCATAATGttctatatacaaataaaagagtacaaaaaattgttaatttaatgtTGCCCAGATTTGATAAAATGGGTCTATTAGAtcttaaatag